Proteins encoded within one genomic window of Cellulomonas xiejunii:
- a CDS encoding magnesium and cobalt transport protein CorA, protein MDVDGGADNAEGVVDADRVVVDCGLYVDGRRAPGRLPLGRAGDVARESGGFVWLGLEGPTVADVAAVAGEFGLPALAVEDAVKAHQRPKLEVYGDVVFVVLKPVRYVDHDEVVDVGEIALFLGQHFVVTVRHGQGDVLRRVREELDRGEGPAAGFGPAGVLYRAADLVVDGYESALGEIDVDVDDIEARVFGPGQVNHAERIYKLKQEAAEVRRAVLPLGRPLQRLVDGDVPHVPPTSAPYFRDVQDHLLRAADAVEAVERQLGDVLQANTARVTVAQSEVALRQNGDMRKISAWAAIALVPTAIAGVYGMNFEFIPELRWRYGYFLVLGVIAAVCVGLHRLFRRNGWL, encoded by the coding sequence GTGGACGTGGACGGTGGCGCAGACAACGCCGAAGGCGTGGTGGACGCGGACCGCGTCGTCGTCGACTGCGGGCTCTACGTCGACGGCCGGCGCGCACCGGGCCGCCTGCCGCTGGGGCGCGCCGGCGACGTGGCGCGCGAGAGCGGCGGCTTCGTCTGGCTGGGGCTCGAGGGGCCGACGGTCGCGGACGTCGCGGCGGTGGCGGGCGAGTTCGGGCTGCCGGCGCTCGCGGTCGAGGACGCGGTCAAGGCGCACCAGCGCCCGAAGCTCGAGGTGTACGGCGACGTGGTGTTCGTCGTGCTCAAACCCGTGCGCTACGTCGACCACGACGAGGTGGTGGACGTCGGGGAGATCGCGCTGTTCCTCGGTCAGCACTTCGTCGTCACCGTGCGGCACGGGCAGGGTGACGTGCTGCGGCGCGTGCGCGAGGAGCTGGACCGCGGCGAGGGCCCCGCGGCCGGATTCGGGCCCGCCGGCGTGCTCTACCGGGCGGCGGACCTCGTCGTCGACGGCTACGAGTCGGCGCTGGGCGAGATCGACGTGGACGTGGACGACATCGAGGCGCGCGTGTTCGGGCCGGGGCAGGTCAACCACGCCGAGCGCATCTACAAGCTCAAGCAGGAGGCGGCGGAGGTGCGCCGGGCGGTGCTGCCGCTCGGCCGCCCGCTGCAGCGGCTCGTCGACGGCGACGTCCCGCACGTGCCGCCGACGTCCGCCCCCTACTTCCGCGACGTGCAGGACCACCTGCTGCGGGCCGCGGACGCGGTGGAGGCGGTCGAGCGCCAGCTCGGCGACGTGCTGCAGGCCAACACCGCCCGCGTGACGGTGGCGCAGAGCGAGGTCGCGCTGCGCCAGAACGGCGACATGCGCAAGATCTCCGCGTGGGCGGCCATCGCCCTGGTGCCCACGGCGATCGCCGGTGTGTACGGCATGAACTTCGAGTTCATCCCCGAGCTGCGGTGGCGGTACGGGTACTTCCTCGTGCTGGGGGTCATCGCGGCGGTGTGCGTCGGGCTCCACCGGTTGTTCCGCCGCAACGGCTGGCTCTGA
- a CDS encoding AAA family ATPase, whose translation MTLVVMGGLPGAGKSHLARRLASELGATLLAADTVERGLRAAGFGDDPRVGLAGYGVSQALAAEQLGLGAVVIADAVNIHPEARAAWIDVARRAGVGLVVLEVVCSDRALHRTRLEQRGDAVPHVDWSQVEDLREQYEPWPVPTTVVDTVRDVDTSTLRTLVPRP comes from the coding sequence ATGACACTCGTGGTCATGGGCGGCCTGCCCGGTGCCGGCAAGTCCCATCTCGCCCGGCGGTTGGCGTCCGAGCTGGGGGCGACCCTGCTCGCCGCCGACACGGTCGAGCGTGGGTTGCGGGCGGCGGGGTTCGGCGACGACCCCAGGGTCGGCCTCGCCGGCTACGGCGTGTCGCAGGCGCTCGCCGCCGAGCAGCTCGGTCTGGGCGCGGTCGTCATCGCCGACGCCGTCAACATCCACCCGGAGGCGCGTGCGGCGTGGATCGACGTGGCGCGCCGGGCCGGCGTCGGCCTCGTGGTGCTCGAGGTCGTGTGCTCGGACCGCGCCCTGCACCGCACGCGGTTGGAGCAGCGCGGCGACGCGGTCCCGCACGTGGACTGGTCGCAGGTCGAGGACCTGCGTGAGCAGTACGAGCCCTGGCCGGTGCCCACGACGGTCGTGGACACGGTCCGCGACGTCGACACCTCGACGCTGCGTACCCTCGTGCCCCGACCGTGA
- a CDS encoding OsmC family protein codes for MEYTASIRSTPGTHEVTVAAGGHDRALDLPARSGAPGSAVSGGELLFLALATCATNDLYREAAARSLPVIAVHVEVAGWFDAPGARARDVSYRVSVVSPAPEEEVRELVAHVDAIAEVHGTLRAGTTVSLDEVRVSRPPEPS; via the coding sequence GTGGAGTACACCGCTTCGATCCGCAGCACCCCCGGCACCCACGAGGTCACCGTCGCGGCCGGTGGGCACGACCGGGCGCTCGACCTGCCCGCGCGCAGCGGCGCGCCGGGCTCGGCCGTCAGCGGCGGCGAGCTGCTGTTCCTGGCCCTCGCGACGTGCGCCACCAACGACCTCTACCGCGAGGCCGCCGCCCGGTCGCTGCCCGTGATCGCGGTCCACGTCGAGGTGGCGGGGTGGTTCGACGCCCCCGGTGCGCGTGCGCGGGACGTGTCGTACCGCGTCTCGGTCGTCTCACCGGCCCCCGAGGAGGAGGTGCGCGAGCTCGTCGCCCACGTCGACGCGATCGCCGAGGTGCACGGCACGCTGCGTGCCGGCACGACCGTCAGCCTCGACGAGGTGCGGGTCAGCAGGCCGCCGGAACCGTCCTGA
- a CDS encoding DUF402 domain-containing protein: MSEHFRPGDDVVVREVVDDLVWTERPVTVVVDEPDQLVLHQAAGSVTREPIDPSERTDYLRIMAGRRWTLRDKVWQPPGRLRIGRVGQPFEVWRISTPDEREVAAWYVNLQEPLRRTADGFETLDHVLDILVAPDLSWWRWKDEDELSSAVEHGVLTARDAAAIRATGEAVIADIERGDPPWDLTWGTWQPGERDWTAPGAPERPEGAAG, encoded by the coding sequence ATGAGCGAGCACTTCCGACCCGGCGACGACGTCGTGGTCCGCGAGGTGGTCGATGACCTGGTGTGGACGGAGCGCCCGGTGACGGTGGTCGTCGACGAACCCGACCAGCTCGTCCTGCACCAGGCGGCCGGGAGCGTGACGCGGGAGCCCATCGACCCGTCCGAGCGCACGGACTACCTGCGGATCATGGCGGGCAGGCGGTGGACCCTGCGCGACAAGGTGTGGCAGCCGCCCGGTCGTCTGCGCATCGGTCGCGTCGGCCAGCCGTTCGAGGTGTGGCGGATCTCGACCCCCGACGAGCGGGAGGTGGCGGCCTGGTACGTGAACCTCCAGGAACCGTTGCGACGCACGGCCGACGGCTTCGAGACGCTCGACCACGTGCTCGACATCCTCGTCGCCCCCGACCTGTCGTGGTGGCGGTGGAAGGACGAGGACGAGCTCTCCTCGGCCGTGGAGCACGGGGTCCTGACGGCGAGGGACGCTGCCGCCATCAGGGCCACCGGCGAGGCGGTGATCGCCGACATCGAGCGCGGCGACCCGCCGTGGGACCTCACCTGGGGTACCTGGCAGCCGGGAGAGCGCGACTGGACGGCGCCCGGTGCGCCCGAACGGCCCGAGGGTGCTGCGGGCTGA
- a CDS encoding SRPBCC family protein, with protein sequence MTTPIYVETHIRASLDRVWDLTQDTQQHPRWDGRFSRITPVEALPTGGYRFRYELRLPLHTLAGTGTSLGERHRPDGTRTSALRFTTPDRLSPLGDGRGYWRYVPTDDGVTFVTGYDYEPGWGRLLDRLVVRPLVGWLTAWSFDRLRLWAEDGVEPERWPLPSVLAVWRPDRPRAGRCLRAPRRGSTGRAVPASGPSVMDDAPTTLDQLEAP encoded by the coding sequence GTGACCACACCGATCTACGTCGAGACGCACATCCGCGCGAGTCTCGACCGGGTGTGGGACCTCACGCAGGACACGCAGCAGCACCCGCGGTGGGACGGGCGGTTCAGCCGGATCACCCCGGTCGAGGCACTCCCCACGGGTGGCTACCGCTTCCGCTACGAGCTGCGACTGCCACTGCACACGCTCGCGGGCACCGGCACCAGCCTGGGCGAGCGGCACCGCCCGGACGGCACGCGCACGTCCGCACTGCGGTTCACGACCCCGGACCGGCTCTCGCCGCTGGGCGACGGGCGCGGCTACTGGCGCTACGTCCCGACCGACGACGGCGTGACCTTCGTGACCGGGTACGACTACGAGCCCGGGTGGGGCAGGCTGCTCGACCGGCTCGTCGTGCGCCCGCTCGTCGGCTGGCTGACCGCCTGGAGCTTCGACCGTCTGCGCCTGTGGGCCGAGGACGGCGTCGAGCCCGAGCGGTGGCCGCTGCCGTCCGTCCTGGCGGTGTGGCGTCCGGACCGCCCGCGTGCGGGCCGCTGCCTGCGCGCACCCCGCCGGGGATCGACCGGCCGGGCCGTTCCTGCCTCAGGGCCGTCCGTCATGGACGACGCCCCGACGACGCTCGACCAGCTGGAGGCGCCGTGA
- a CDS encoding phosphatase PAP2 family protein, with protein sequence MTGGSTRAAEHDHASAARARERRWWLLVAVGALVVVASYVGLVLTPAGQAVENAALRGADQVGAQARTDSDEALASITVASLAVACAVIAVVGLLRRSIPLATAALGTVVASLLVTEVLKRVVLPRPALVEASAAYTGNSFPSGHTTIALGVLAAALLLATWRSRGVVMFFVASWAVAIAGYTITSKWHRLSDTLGSAGIVLVVASLAALWLHRRGLVRRVETGGHRARIWLVVVPLALSLLVGVGLAAVLLVATGDLLDRDPVTEDNVFLAFQLLAGVGSVATTLALWWSWHRLEVATPPDDVTRRPLGRTPPGDCSTPTRSAT encoded by the coding sequence GTGACCGGGGGCAGCACGCGAGCCGCAGAGCACGACCACGCGTCCGCCGCCCGCGCCCGCGAGCGTCGGTGGTGGCTGCTCGTCGCTGTCGGGGCGCTGGTGGTCGTCGCGTCGTACGTCGGGCTGGTGCTGACACCGGCGGGCCAGGCGGTGGAGAACGCCGCGCTGCGCGGTGCGGACCAGGTCGGTGCGCAGGCGCGCACGGACTCCGACGAGGCGCTGGCGAGTATCACGGTGGCCTCACTGGCTGTCGCCTGCGCGGTCATCGCGGTCGTCGGGCTGCTGCGCCGCTCGATCCCGCTCGCCACCGCGGCCCTCGGGACCGTCGTGGCCAGCCTGCTGGTCACCGAGGTCCTCAAGCGGGTGGTGCTCCCGCGTCCGGCCCTGGTCGAGGCGTCCGCGGCCTACACGGGGAACAGCTTCCCCAGCGGGCACACCACGATCGCCCTCGGCGTGCTCGCGGCCGCGCTGCTGCTCGCGACGTGGCGGTCCCGCGGGGTGGTGATGTTCTTCGTGGCGAGCTGGGCGGTGGCGATCGCCGGGTACACGATCACCTCGAAGTGGCACCGGCTGAGCGACACCCTCGGGTCGGCCGGCATCGTCCTGGTGGTGGCGTCGCTCGCGGCGCTGTGGTTGCACCGGCGAGGGCTGGTCCGCCGCGTCGAGACCGGTGGTCACCGGGCGCGGATCTGGCTCGTCGTCGTGCCGCTGGCTCTCAGCCTGCTCGTGGGGGTGGGGTTGGCGGCCGTCCTGCTGGTGGCGACCGGGGACCTGCTCGACCGGGACCCCGTCACCGAGGACAACGTGTTCCTCGCCTTCCAGCTGCTCGCCGGCGTGGGGTCGGTCGCCACCACGCTGGCCCTGTGGTGGAGCTGGCACCGGCTCGAGGTCGCGACTCCACCCGACGACGTGACGCGACGACCGCTGGGGAGGACTCCACCGGGTGACTGCTCGACGCCGACCCGCTCGGCGACGTGA
- a CDS encoding NUDIX hydrolase, whose protein sequence is MRRHDVVAEETVEFTEYDTRLAAYAVVSDGEHILLTWFNGSTPSWTLPGGGVEFHESVEEAVVREVREETGYEVELDAPLTTHSFTRPAGDGRRPVKSVRVLFGARVVGGELGTTEVGGTTDFAAWVPLDEVPLDAPTPEIVRLAVEHVRSGRGA, encoded by the coding sequence GTGCGGCGGCACGACGTCGTGGCGGAGGAGACCGTGGAGTTCACCGAGTACGACACGCGCCTGGCGGCCTACGCGGTCGTCAGCGACGGCGAGCACATCTTGCTCACCTGGTTCAACGGGTCCACGCCGAGCTGGACCCTGCCCGGCGGCGGCGTCGAGTTCCACGAGTCCGTCGAGGAGGCGGTGGTGCGCGAGGTGCGCGAGGAGACGGGCTACGAGGTCGAGCTCGACGCGCCGTTGACGACCCACTCGTTCACCCGACCGGCCGGCGACGGCCGACGTCCCGTCAAGTCGGTGCGTGTGCTGTTCGGCGCCCGGGTGGTCGGCGGCGAGCTCGGGACGACCGAGGTCGGGGGGACGACCGACTTCGCTGCGTGGGTGCCGCTCGACGAGGTCCCGCTGGACGCTCCCACGCCGGAGATCGTGCGCCTCGCCGTCGAGCACGTGCGGTCCGGGCGAGGGGCCTGA
- a CDS encoding DUF402 domain-containing protein, producing the protein MVHDEVPLPPAPEPPPFERGATVVLRGVRDMGRPHGVAVGFAVAGTVVLDDDEVMVVATRPGSGMRMRAGTGAGPNSRIVLPAVWDGTYAERVWQGHTVVRVHRRGDRWSVWRWYDGERWTDRWYGNLESPWRRSTLGFDTQDWALDVVAAGDPRGGPWTVGLKDEDELAWMVDQGYVTDERAEHVRAVGARLLQHARDAGWPFDADWDAWLPDARWTAAPLPAGWDRLPREA; encoded by the coding sequence GTGGTCCACGACGAGGTCCCGCTCCCGCCCGCACCCGAGCCGCCGCCGTTCGAGCGCGGCGCAACCGTCGTGCTGCGCGGTGTGCGGGACATGGGCCGTCCGCACGGGGTCGCCGTCGGCTTCGCCGTCGCCGGCACGGTCGTGCTCGACGACGACGAGGTGATGGTCGTGGCGACCCGGCCCGGCTCGGGGATGCGCATGCGCGCGGGGACAGGGGCCGGTCCGAACAGCCGGATCGTCCTGCCGGCGGTGTGGGACGGCACGTACGCCGAGCGCGTCTGGCAGGGGCACACGGTGGTGCGCGTGCACCGGCGCGGCGACCGGTGGTCCGTGTGGCGGTGGTACGACGGCGAGCGCTGGACGGACCGCTGGTACGGCAACCTCGAGTCACCGTGGCGCCGGTCCACCCTCGGCTTCGACACGCAGGACTGGGCTCTGGACGTGGTCGCCGCAGGTGACCCCCGCGGCGGCCCGTGGACGGTGGGCCTCAAGGACGAGGACGAGCTCGCGTGGATGGTCGACCAGGGCTACGTCACCGACGAGCGGGCCGAGCACGTGCGTGCGGTCGGCGCTCGGCTGCTGCAGCACGCGCGGGACGCGGGCTGGCCGTTCGACGCCGACTGGGACGCGTGGCTGCCCGACGCGCGATGGACGGCGGCTCCCCTGCCGGCCGGCTGGGACCGGCTGCCCCGCGAGGCCTGA
- a CDS encoding putative immunity protein, whose product MVSPQALSEADRRTVAGWAADCAERVLPLFEAEAPDDDRPRDAIARARAFSRGELRAADEIRRRFVAGRAANAVSSPAAVAAARAAAQASGVAHMGAHALGAAAYAAKAAGLAPPDRPDALDEEVREQVHRMSADTRAALRRLPLLGEDAAGPLGSGLLASGVLATVIRMIQADLATS is encoded by the coding sequence GTGGTCTCTCCCCAGGCACTGAGCGAGGCGGACCGGCGCACGGTCGCCGGGTGGGCGGCGGACTGCGCGGAGCGCGTGCTGCCGCTCTTCGAGGCGGAGGCACCGGACGACGACCGCCCGCGCGACGCGATCGCACGCGCCCGGGCGTTCAGTCGCGGTGAGCTGCGTGCCGCCGACGAGATCCGCCGGCGCTTCGTCGCCGGCCGCGCCGCGAACGCCGTCAGCTCGCCGGCGGCCGTCGCCGCGGCCAGGGCGGCGGCGCAGGCTTCGGGCGTGGCCCACATGGGTGCGCACGCCCTGGGGGCGGCGGCCTACGCCGCGAAGGCTGCCGGCCTCGCGCCCCCGGATCGCCCGGACGCGCTCGACGAGGAGGTCCGCGAACAGGTGCACCGCATGAGCGCGGACACCCGGGCGGCGCTACGGCGTCTTCCTCTGCTCGGTGAGGACGCGGCGGGACCGCTCGGGTCGGGGCTGCTGGCGTCCGGCGTCCTCGCGACCGTCATCCGCATGATCCAGGCGGACCTGGCCACGTCCTGA
- a CDS encoding DUF4166 domain-containing protein yields the protein MTSVFAQALGADFARLHPMLQKRFGVGLDAGYACVGRGVMQEIRRGPWWTLPFLQLGAVRNILVPDVGHDVPFTISNFPYRDPFGRETVTFVREYRVRDRTRRFDATMVLHEGRVIDYLGTHQHLAVDLDLRVLDDGSLHLTTHGQRFYEGPVGFRFPMLLSGEARLHEWFDDEEQQFHVDLEVRNRLLGFLFGYRGTFTCEFPDAVDAPGALRPVRHEVRT from the coding sequence GTGACATCCGTGTTCGCCCAGGCACTCGGTGCCGACTTCGCACGCCTGCACCCCATGCTGCAGAAGAGGTTCGGGGTCGGGCTCGACGCGGGGTACGCGTGCGTGGGCCGCGGCGTCATGCAGGAGATCCGGCGCGGGCCGTGGTGGACGCTGCCGTTCCTGCAGCTCGGGGCCGTGCGCAACATCCTGGTCCCCGACGTCGGGCACGACGTGCCGTTCACCATCTCCAACTTCCCGTACCGCGACCCCTTCGGCAGGGAGACCGTCACGTTCGTGCGGGAGTACCGCGTGCGCGACCGGACGCGGCGGTTCGACGCGACGATGGTCCTCCATGAGGGACGCGTCATCGACTACCTCGGGACGCACCAGCACCTCGCGGTGGACCTCGATCTGCGCGTCCTCGACGACGGGTCGCTGCACCTGACGACCCACGGCCAGCGCTTCTACGAGGGGCCCGTCGGGTTCCGCTTCCCGATGCTGCTCAGCGGCGAGGCCCGGCTTCACGAGTGGTTCGACGACGAGGAGCAGCAGTTCCACGTCGACCTCGAGGTCCGCAACCGGCTGCTCGGGTTCCTGTTCGGCTACCGCGGCACGTTCACCTGCGAGTTCCCTGACGCGGTCGACGCGCCCGGCGCCCTGCGGCCGGTGCGGCACGAGGTCCGCACCTGA
- a CDS encoding glycoside hydrolase family 9 protein: MSPITRRRASRRGRGADLAVATARIVAVATALTVASVTAPTALAAPDPGSPVKVNQVAYVPGVAKVATLVSTSTNPVAWTLRDAAGRTVAEGTSTVKGADTLSGDRTHLIDFSSYDTPGTGYVLSAAGASSYPFDISADPLKKLRYDALAFFYHQRSGIAIEAQYVGSTYARAAGHLGVAPNQGDTSVPCRQSCGYSLDVRGGWYDAGDQGKYVVNGGIATWQLQNAYERTLHVEGADRAALGDGTLAIPERANGVPDVLDEARWEVEFLLRMQVPAGRTDAGMVHHKMHDENWTGIPTIPSQDAQRRILAPVSTAATLNMAAVAAQASRLWESYDPTFSAKALAAARTAYAAAKANPNRIASSTDGTGGGAYSDASVTDEFYWAAAELYATTGESGYRSDVTGSSFSKGVSFAQRGYDWGWTGGLGDTTLALVPTDLPASDVAATRSAIVSFADAALTRLANQAYPAPNNAGSVYYWGSNGQVANSANALALAYDFTGQAKYRTAVYGALDYFQGRNPLNQSYVAGYGEKAVRNVHHRFWANQNDSSLPIAPPGSFSGGPNSELQDPVAAAELAGCAAQKCFVDDIEAYSVNEVAINWNSALVWLTAWAAEQAGGATPTPTPTPTPTPTPTVTPTPTVTPTVTPTPTVTPTLSPTPTPAASAACRVTYTANSWGTGFTAAVTVTNTGPTAWSSWELGFTFPGNQKVTQGWSATWSQTGTTVTATNAAWNGSLAAGGSTSIGFNGSYSGTNAAPTAFTVNGAACS; encoded by the coding sequence ATGTCACCGATCACCCGACGGCGCGCGTCGCGCCGCGGCCGGGGAGCCGATCTCGCGGTCGCCACCGCTCGGATCGTCGCGGTCGCCACCGCACTGACCGTCGCGAGCGTCACCGCACCGACCGCGCTCGCCGCCCCCGACCCCGGTTCGCCGGTCAAGGTCAACCAGGTCGCCTACGTGCCCGGCGTCGCCAAGGTCGCGACGCTCGTCAGCACCTCGACCAACCCGGTGGCCTGGACGCTGCGCGACGCGGCGGGCCGCACGGTCGCCGAGGGCACGTCGACCGTCAAGGGTGCCGACACGCTGTCCGGCGACCGCACGCACCTCATCGACTTCTCGTCCTACGACACCCCGGGCACGGGCTACGTCCTGTCCGCTGCCGGTGCCAGCAGCTACCCGTTCGACATCTCCGCCGACCCGCTGAAGAAGCTCCGCTACGACGCGCTCGCGTTCTTCTACCACCAGCGCTCGGGCATCGCGATCGAGGCCCAGTACGTCGGCAGCACCTACGCGCGCGCGGCCGGGCACCTGGGCGTCGCGCCCAACCAGGGCGACACGAGCGTGCCGTGCCGGCAGTCGTGCGGGTACAGCCTGGACGTGCGCGGCGGCTGGTACGACGCGGGCGACCAGGGCAAGTACGTCGTCAACGGCGGCATCGCGACGTGGCAGCTGCAGAACGCGTACGAGCGGACGCTGCACGTCGAGGGAGCGGACCGCGCGGCGCTGGGCGACGGGACGCTGGCGATCCCGGAGCGGGCGAACGGCGTTCCGGACGTGCTCGACGAGGCGCGCTGGGAGGTCGAGTTCCTGCTGCGCATGCAGGTCCCGGCCGGTCGCACGGACGCCGGCATGGTCCACCACAAGATGCACGACGAGAACTGGACGGGTATCCCGACGATCCCGTCGCAGGACGCCCAGCGCCGCATCCTCGCGCCCGTGAGCACGGCCGCGACCCTCAACATGGCGGCCGTCGCCGCGCAGGCGTCGCGCCTGTGGGAGTCGTACGACCCGACGTTCTCCGCCAAGGCGCTGGCGGCCGCGCGGACCGCGTACGCCGCCGCGAAGGCGAACCCGAACCGCATCGCGTCGAGCACCGACGGCACGGGCGGCGGCGCCTACAGCGACGCGTCGGTGACCGACGAGTTCTACTGGGCGGCCGCCGAGCTGTACGCGACGACGGGCGAGTCGGGCTACCGGTCCGACGTCACCGGCTCGTCGTTCTCCAAGGGTGTGAGCTTCGCGCAGCGCGGCTACGACTGGGGCTGGACCGGCGGCTTGGGCGACACGACGCTCGCGCTCGTCCCCACGGACCTGCCCGCGTCGGACGTCGCGGCGACGCGCTCCGCGATCGTCTCGTTCGCCGACGCGGCCTTGACGCGGCTGGCGAACCAGGCGTACCCGGCGCCCAACAACGCCGGCAGCGTCTACTACTGGGGCTCGAACGGCCAGGTCGCGAACAGCGCCAACGCGCTCGCACTCGCGTACGACTTCACCGGCCAGGCGAAGTACCGGACCGCCGTGTACGGCGCGCTCGACTACTTCCAGGGCCGTAACCCGCTCAACCAGTCGTACGTGGCGGGCTACGGCGAGAAGGCCGTGCGCAACGTGCACCACCGCTTCTGGGCCAACCAGAACGACTCCTCGCTGCCGATCGCACCGCCCGGGTCGTTCTCCGGCGGCCCCAACAGCGAGCTGCAGGACCCGGTCGCAGCCGCCGAGCTCGCCGGGTGCGCGGCCCAGAAGTGCTTCGTCGACGACATCGAGGCGTACTCCGTCAACGAGGTCGCGATCAACTGGAACTCGGCGCTCGTCTGGCTCACCGCGTGGGCGGCCGAGCAGGCGGGTGGGGCGACGCCGACTCCGACGCCGACGCCGACGCCGACACCGACGCCGACCGTCACACCGACGCCGACCGTCACGCCGACGGTCACGCCGACGCCGACCGTCACCCCCACGCTGTCCCCCACTCCCACCCCCGCGGCCTCCGCGGCCTGCCGGGTGACGTACACGGCGAACTCGTGGGGCACGGGCTTCACCGCCGCGGTCACGGTGACCAACACGGGCCCGACCGCGTGGTCGTCGTGGGAGCTGGGCTTCACGTTCCCGGGCAACCAGAAGGTCACGCAGGGCTGGAGCGCGACGTGGAGCCAGACGGGGACGACGGTCACCGCGACCAACGCCGCGTGGAACGGCTCGCTCGCCGCGGGCGGGTCGACGAGCATCGGGTTCAACGGCTCGTACAGCGGCACCAACGCCGCACCCACCGCGTTCACGGTCAACGGGGCAGCCTGCTCCTGA
- a CDS encoding alpha/beta hydrolase: protein MTQRPGEVTPLSGSTRTASGVSPTGDRHQAGTDPRRRRRRRPRPPHPAGLAMGTLFAVVAMTPSLLPRDWLYQGLVSGISGALGYGVGVALARVLRFVPAWRRLVSAARGRVPPALAPHLLPVLGLLAAVAVVVMLVVGARWQRAMTAAIGMPPPSTLDWLRAGPLLVLIAAAFVLAARGVWWVSRHLDALLEQRLRWPHAVASVVATVLVLGGVVLVNDVLLQRALGAADAAFAARNDRDHPGVERPSAAERSGAPGSLVAWASLGREGRRFVAGGPSTDDLRTAAPDAAPTTPVRVYVGIENADTPRERADLAVEELERTGAFERQVLLLVTTTGSGWVNEAAVEPLELMYAGDTAAVATQYSYLPSWLSFLFDRARVSEESQALATAVEAHLARLPADERPLLLAYGESLGSYGSETAFPSLADIRARTDGVLWVGPPDANAVWHALVERRDPGTPAVAPVYASGLLVRFAGDAAQITTPTTPWDQPRALYLQHADDPVVWWSPDVVLSAPDRLREQPADTDRPAMRWFPVVTFWQLTFDLLNAKSVPDGYGHNYDGLVLDGWVGVVPPDGWTAADTARVRAVLAE from the coding sequence ATGACGCAGCGTCCGGGCGAGGTCACGCCCCTGTCCGGGTCCACCCGCACGGCGTCGGGGGTCTCCCCCACGGGCGACCGGCACCAGGCCGGCACGGACCCGCGGCGGCGCCGACGACGACGTCCCCGGCCGCCGCACCCGGCGGGGCTCGCGATGGGGACGCTGTTCGCGGTGGTCGCGATGACGCCCTCCCTGCTGCCGCGCGACTGGCTCTACCAGGGGCTCGTGTCAGGGATCTCCGGGGCGCTGGGGTACGGGGTCGGCGTCGCACTCGCCCGGGTCCTGCGGTTCGTGCCCGCGTGGCGCCGGCTGGTCTCCGCGGCACGCGGGCGCGTGCCACCGGCGCTCGCGCCGCACCTGCTGCCGGTCCTCGGCCTCCTCGCGGCCGTGGCCGTGGTCGTCATGCTCGTGGTCGGCGCCCGGTGGCAGAGAGCGATGACGGCGGCCATCGGGATGCCGCCGCCCTCGACCCTCGACTGGTTGCGGGCCGGGCCGCTGCTCGTGCTGATCGCCGCCGCGTTCGTCCTGGCCGCGCGCGGGGTGTGGTGGGTGAGCCGCCACCTCGACGCGCTCCTGGAGCAGCGGCTGCGGTGGCCGCACGCGGTGGCGTCCGTGGTGGCGACGGTGCTCGTGCTCGGCGGGGTCGTGCTGGTCAACGACGTCCTGCTGCAACGCGCGCTCGGGGCGGCGGACGCCGCGTTCGCCGCACGCAACGACCGTGACCACCCGGGCGTGGAGCGTCCGTCGGCGGCCGAGCGGTCCGGTGCGCCGGGGTCGCTCGTGGCCTGGGCGTCCCTCGGTCGTGAGGGGCGCCGGTTCGTCGCCGGGGGCCCGAGCACGGACGACCTGCGGACCGCCGCTCCGGACGCCGCACCGACGACGCCCGTCCGCGTGTACGTCGGCATCGAGAACGCCGACACGCCCCGCGAGCGCGCCGACCTCGCGGTCGAGGAGCTCGAGCGCACCGGGGCGTTCGAGCGGCAGGTCCTGCTGCTGGTGACGACGACCGGGAGCGGGTGGGTCAACGAGGCCGCGGTCGAGCCGCTCGAGCTGATGTACGCCGGTGACACCGCGGCGGTCGCCACCCAGTACTCGTACCTGCCGAGCTGGTTGTCCTTCCTCTTCGACCGCGCCCGGGTCAGCGAGGAGTCGCAGGCCCTGGCCACGGCCGTCGAGGCGCACCTCGCCCGACTGCCCGCGGACGAGCGCCCGCTGCTGCTCGCCTACGGTGAGAGCCTCGGCTCGTACGGCAGCGAGACGGCGTTCCCCTCCTTGGCGGACATCCGCGCCCGCACCGACGGGGTGCTGTGGGTCGGGCCGCCGGACGCGAACGCCGTCTGGCACGCCCTGGTCGAGCGACGGGACCCCGGGACACCTGCCGTGGCGCCCGTCTACGCGAGCGGCCTGCTCGTCCGCTTCGCCGGCGACGCCGCGCAGATCACCACGCCGACGACGCCGTGGGACCAGCCGCGGGCCCTGTACCTGCAGCACGCCGACGACCCGGTGGTGTGGTGGAGTCCCGACGTGGTCCTGTCCGCACCCGACCGGCTGCGCGAGCAGCCCGCCGACACCGACCGCCCGGCGATGCGGTGGTTCCCCGTCGTGACGTTCTGGCAGCTGACGTTCGACCTGCTCAACGCGAAGTCGGTGCCCGACGGGTACGGGCACAACTACGACGGGCTGGTCCTCGACGGGTGGGTGGGCGTGGTGCCGCCCGACGGATGGACGGCCGCGGACACGGCGCGGGTGCGCGCGGTGCTTGCGGAGTAA